One genomic window of Paeniglutamicibacter sp. Y32M11 includes the following:
- a CDS encoding siderophore ABC transporter substrate-binding protein, which yields MSSLKLRLGVLIGAAALTLTACGSTSEAPTENAAAAGSTITVEDNNGEQSINLPLKSVVATDNRTFETLADWDVKLSAGAVALMPGTSKYKKDAGIIDLGSHKEPNLEAVVAVEPDLIINGQRFAQFHDKFTTLAPNATVLELDPREDQPLDAELKRQTTALGEVFGKQTEAKKLNDELDAAISRAKAAYKPGEKVMAVITSGGEIGYAAPSNGRTLGPVFDILGLTPALEVKDSSEDHQGDDISVEAIASSNPDWILAMDRDAAVSADDPSYEPANELLDSSEALKNVTASKNGNIVYMPADTYTNEGIQTYTEFFNSVADAFEGK from the coding sequence ATGTCTTCTCTGAAATTGCGTCTTGGCGTACTCATCGGTGCAGCTGCTCTCACATTGACTGCTTGCGGTTCCACGAGTGAGGCTCCGACGGAAAATGCCGCGGCTGCCGGTTCCACCATCACCGTGGAAGACAACAACGGTGAGCAGAGCATTAATCTGCCGTTGAAATCCGTCGTTGCTACCGACAACCGCACCTTTGAGACCCTGGCCGACTGGGACGTGAAGCTGAGCGCCGGCGCCGTGGCACTGATGCCCGGTACCTCCAAGTACAAGAAGGATGCCGGCATCATCGACTTGGGCAGCCACAAGGAGCCCAACCTTGAAGCAGTGGTCGCCGTGGAGCCGGATCTGATCATCAATGGTCAGCGCTTCGCTCAGTTCCACGATAAGTTCACCACGTTGGCCCCCAACGCCACCGTCCTGGAACTGGACCCGCGCGAGGATCAGCCGTTGGACGCCGAACTGAAGCGTCAGACCACCGCCCTGGGTGAGGTCTTCGGCAAGCAGACCGAAGCCAAGAAGCTCAATGATGAGCTCGACGCCGCCATCTCCCGCGCCAAGGCAGCCTACAAGCCCGGCGAAAAGGTCATGGCAGTGATCACTTCCGGTGGCGAGATCGGTTACGCCGCACCCTCCAACGGTCGCACGCTCGGCCCCGTCTTTGACATCTTGGGTCTGACCCCGGCCCTTGAGGTCAAGGACTCCTCGGAAGATCACCAGGGTGATGACATCTCCGTGGAGGCCATCGCCAGCTCCAACCCGGACTGGATCCTGGCCATGGACCGCGACGCTGCCGTCAGCGCCGATGATCCGAGCTACGAGCCGGCCAATGAACTGCTGGACAGCTCCGAGGCACTGAAGAACGTGACCGCCTCGAAGAACGGCAACATCGTGTACATGCCGGCCGATACCTACACCAACGAGGGCATTCAGACCTACACCGAGTTCTTCAACTCCGTGGCTGATGCGTTTGAAGGCAAGTAA
- a CDS encoding permease codes for MRTLSLAWLLGKPSRGRRGPLLLTAGAYTLVCALVLIVTAGALSFDRVQNELTGMYQVLAALAVVLLVVPLAVLGAAAARLSARSQDTRLSTVRLLGGTPGLVVGITMLESAATALAGALGGVLLYAAMAPAVGLVHFQGSAIGSAMWLDPRIIALVIAGVVLVAALSGAVGLRKIIVSPLGVRNRTVTPKPRWIRAVVVLGLIICISLVFSVIGSVASLAIMVGVLLTGFAMGIGALNLVGPWAVALIGKAKLKKAKSPAQLLAARMILENPAQAWRQVSGIAMTAFVAVVGGSGAALMNSTGTGMDPNSPDALLATDVMTGVLLTIAVSFISVACSTAITQAAATLDRADLYAGLHKLGMEPAVMESARVGSVMAPVIGMGIGSIIVSAALVFPLAGMAIIFAPLSVAVILVTLVVGVLAVRGAVAMTPVSQTLAH; via the coding sequence ATGCGCACTCTTTCTTTGGCCTGGCTTCTGGGCAAACCCAGCCGCGGGCGCCGTGGCCCACTGTTACTTACGGCGGGGGCCTACACGCTGGTCTGTGCCCTGGTCCTCATCGTCACCGCCGGAGCGCTGTCCTTCGATCGTGTGCAGAACGAGCTGACGGGGATGTACCAAGTGCTCGCCGCGCTGGCGGTGGTCTTGCTGGTGGTGCCCCTAGCGGTGCTCGGCGCCGCAGCGGCCCGCCTCTCGGCCCGCAGCCAAGACACTCGTCTGTCCACCGTGCGCCTGCTCGGCGGAACACCGGGGCTGGTCGTGGGCATCACCATGCTCGAATCCGCGGCCACGGCGCTCGCCGGAGCACTGGGCGGCGTGCTGCTTTATGCCGCAATGGCACCGGCTGTGGGGCTGGTGCACTTTCAGGGATCGGCCATCGGATCGGCGATGTGGTTAGATCCGCGCATCATCGCCCTGGTCATTGCCGGCGTGGTGCTGGTCGCCGCGCTCTCCGGTGCGGTGGGACTGCGCAAAATCATTGTCTCCCCACTGGGCGTACGCAACCGCACCGTGACGCCGAAACCGCGCTGGATCCGCGCGGTGGTGGTACTGGGGCTCATCATTTGCATCTCGCTGGTCTTCTCCGTGATCGGTTCCGTGGCATCCCTGGCCATCATGGTGGGTGTTCTGCTCACCGGGTTTGCCATGGGAATCGGTGCGCTGAATCTGGTGGGACCGTGGGCGGTGGCGCTGATTGGCAAGGCCAAGCTGAAGAAGGCGAAGTCGCCGGCGCAGTTACTTGCCGCGCGCATGATCCTAGAAAACCCGGCCCAGGCCTGGCGACAGGTCTCGGGTATCGCCATGACCGCATTTGTGGCGGTGGTCGGTGGCAGCGGAGCGGCACTGATGAACTCCACCGGCACCGGGATGGATCCGAATTCTCCTGACGCACTTCTGGCAACCGATGTGATGACCGGTGTGCTGCTGACCATCGCGGTTTCCTTCATCTCGGTGGCGTGCTCCACCGCCATTACCCAGGCGGCGGCAACCTTAGACCGAGCTGACCTCTACGCCGGATTGCACAAACTCGGCATGGAACCAGCGGTCATGGAGAGCGCCCGCGTCGGTTCGGTCATGGCCCCGGTCATTGGCATGGGCATTGGCTCGATCATCGTCAGTGCCGCACTCGTCTTCCCGCTGGCGGGCATGGCCATCATCTTTGCCCCACTATCGGTGGCCGTGATCCTGGTGACGCTGGTGGTCGGTGTGCTGGCGGTGCGCGGCGCGGTGGCCATGACTCCCGTGAGTCAAACGTTGGCTCACTAG